From the Mycoplasmatota bacterium genome, one window contains:
- a CDS encoding phosphotransferase, whose amino-acid sequence MDDCWERSIPIYSLTKESLGKIFDEFNKSKVLDYKSISIGCRNSNYMVLTSEGKFLLRICVGLSKNEEVISRALDDYIHVPKLLYSGTINRKEYLIYEYIESISMQSLLKKGSLDDKLIKQVAKTAALIHQVDKKRLCGFVEAEYPPFSTWYNLFLDNHYVIERLGNKIVDSVKTLVKHSENQLKKIDSYQSFIHSDFRPANMLVDNKQRVYIVDWEYCGFGHSLGDIGQFFRYQGLFNDHQIKLFECEYNRYAKVKLPKDWYDLAKLRDLINPLQMLGGKNDLPLKYNDLKEIILDTLTYFKEREMI is encoded by the coding sequence ATGGATGATTGTTGGGAGCGTTCAATACCCATTTATTCTTTGACAAAGGAATCATTGGGTAAAATATTTGATGAGTTTAATAAAAGTAAAGTATTAGATTATAAATCAATATCGATTGGATGTAGAAATAGTAATTATATGGTATTAACTTCGGAAGGAAAATTTCTCTTAAGAATATGTGTTGGGCTTAGTAAGAATGAAGAAGTTATCTCTAGGGCGCTTGATGATTATATACATGTTCCTAAATTATTATATTCAGGAACAATAAATAGAAAAGAGTATCTAATTTATGAATATATAGAATCAATTTCAATGCAGTCTTTATTAAAAAAAGGTTCTTTGGATGATAAACTAATAAAACAAGTTGCCAAAACGGCTGCACTTATCCATCAAGTGGATAAAAAAAGGCTTTGTGGCTTTGTTGAAGCAGAATATCCACCATTTTCTACATGGTATAATTTATTTCTTGATAACCATTATGTGATTGAACGACTTGGAAATAAAATAGTGGATAGCGTTAAAACACTTGTTAAACATTCTGAAAATCAATTAAAGAAGATTGATAGTTATCAGTCTTTTATTCATAGTGATTTTAGACCTGCTAATATGTTAGTTGATAATAAGCAAAGAGTATATATTGTTGATTGGGAATATTGTGGGTTTGGACATTCTTTAGGGGATATTGGACAGTTTTTTCGTTATCAAGGATTATTTAACGATCATCAAATAAAACTATTTGAATGTGAATATAATCGTTATGCTAAAGTTAAATTACCAAAAGATTGGTATGATTTAGCTAAATTACGAGATTTAATTAATCCCCTACAAATGCTTGGAGGTAAAAATGATTTACCTTTAAAATATAATGATTTAAAAGAAATCATTCTAGATACATTAACCTATTTTAAAGAAAGGGAAATGATTTAA
- the ltrA gene encoding group II intron reverse transcriptase/maturase, whose protein sequence is MENLLELILSNYNLNEAIARVVKNKGAAGIDGMNVEQGGLHFMKHGDEIKRAIRNRKYKPNPVRRVEIPKPDGGVRLLGIPTVIDRIIQQAINQVLSPIFEKQFSDSSFGFRPNRGCHMAIERSLMYLNDGYKVIVDTDLEKFFDKVNHDKLMQILSLTIKDSDLMSLIRKYLVSGIMINGVVIDSEEGTPQGGPLSPLLSNIMLNELDKELTKRGLRFVRYADDCNIYVKSIRAGQRVMESITNFIEKKLKLKVNQSKSKVDYYNKGIKFLGFGFYYNPRHRQVRIKVHPKSIKRIKEKIKKLTSRRWSISLDYRLLKIKQLITGWVNYYKVADMKWLLIKLDEQIRFRVRMCIWKAWKKIGKRFKSLRKLGASRQKAWEYANSRKSYARIAHSFILTTTITNKRLEHRGLISIS, encoded by the coding sequence ATGGAAAATCTTCTAGAATTAATCTTAAGTAACTACAATTTAAATGAAGCCATCGCTAGAGTAGTGAAGAATAAAGGTGCTGCTGGAATTGATGGGATGAATGTTGAACAAGGAGGATTACATTTTATGAAACATGGTGATGAAATTAAAAGAGCCATAAGAAATAGAAAGTATAAACCTAACCCCGTTAGGAGAGTAGAAATACCAAAACCTGATGGTGGGGTAAGACTACTAGGAATACCAACGGTTATAGATAGAATCATTCAACAAGCCATTAATCAAGTGCTATCACCAATATTTGAGAAACAATTTAGTGACTCTAGTTTTGGATTTAGACCAAATCGAGGTTGTCATATGGCAATTGAGAGAAGTTTAATGTATTTAAATGATGGTTACAAAGTTATAGTTGATACGGATTTAGAGAAATTCTTTGATAAGGTTAACCATGATAAACTCATGCAAATATTATCTTTAACAATTAAAGATAGTGATTTAATGAGTTTGATAAGGAAATATCTAGTTAGTGGTATCATGATAAATGGAGTCGTAATAGATAGTGAGGAAGGAACACCACAAGGAGGACCATTAAGTCCATTATTATCAAATATCATGCTTAATGAACTAGATAAAGAGTTAACTAAAAGAGGATTAAGATTTGTACGATATGCCGATGACTGTAATATATATGTAAAAAGTATACGTGCAGGACAAAGAGTAATGGAGAGTATAACTAACTTTATTGAAAAGAAGTTAAAACTCAAAGTTAATCAGAGTAAAAGCAAAGTAGATTACTATAATAAAGGAATCAAATTTTTAGGCTTTGGCTTTTACTACAATCCCAGGCACAGACAAGTTAGAATCAAAGTACATCCAAAATCAATTAAAAGAATAAAAGAAAAGATTAAGAAATTAACATCTAGAAGATGGAGTATCAGTTTAGATTATCGGTTACTCAAAATAAAACAACTTATAACAGGTTGGGTTAATTATTATAAAGTAGCCGATATGAAATGGTTATTGATAAAATTAGATGAACAAATAAGATTTCGTGTAAGAATGTGTATTTGGAAAGCATGGAAAAAGATTGGGAAACGATTTAAATCCCTAAGGAAACTAGGCGCAAGTCGTCAAAAGGCTTGGGAATACGCAAACAGTAGAAAAAGCTATGCGCGAATCGCACATAGCTTTATCTTAACAACTACGATTACAAATAAAAGATTAGAACATCGTGGTCTAATATCAATTTCTTAA
- a CDS encoding ABC transporter permease translates to MSIFTELKCVMKMQFLRRSGMLTTFSLLFIFMSLGIITGFNFLIGDATPEAILYLSTGAPAYILIVCGLVMLPQQVAISKGDGYIDYQRTWSVRRPVILIADTIIWLLITIPGIILSILFAHFMYDPGFNFSLTVVPGVLFTALTCIGIGYGIAFFCREEITMIITQIIVFGALMFSPINFPIQNLPEWLQSVHRVLPIYSMGETMRASLAQTIFTASIGHYINLAIWCVIGFGGSMLVLSKKN, encoded by the coding sequence ATGAGTATATTCACAGAATTAAAATGTGTTATGAAAATGCAGTTTCTTAGACGTTCAGGTATGCTAACTACCTTCTCTTTGCTATTTATTTTTATGTCGTTAGGAATTATTACTGGTTTTAATTTTTTGATAGGAGATGCAACACCAGAGGCGATTTTATACCTTTCAACAGGAGCGCCTGCCTATATTTTAATTGTATGTGGATTGGTAATGCTACCTCAGCAGGTTGCAATATCAAAAGGTGATGGGTATATAGATTACCAACGTACTTGGTCTGTAAGACGCCCTGTTATTTTAATAGCAGACACAATAATATGGTTATTAATTACTATTCCAGGTATTATACTATCTATTCTATTTGCGCATTTTATGTATGACCCAGGATTCAATTTTTCATTAACAGTAGTTCCAGGTGTGTTATTTACCGCCTTGACTTGTATTGGTATAGGCTATGGAATTGCATTTTTCTGTAGGGAAGAAATAACCATGATAATTACTCAGATTATTGTTTTTGGTGCACTTATGTTTTCGCCAATTAACTTTCCTATCCAGAATCTACCAGAGTGGTTACAGTCTGTTCATAGGGTTTTGCCTATATACTCAATGGGAGAAACAATGAGGGCATCTTTGGCTCAAACGATATTCACTGCCTCTATTGGGCATTATATTAATTTGGCTATATGGTGTGTCATTGGTTTTGGTGGTTCTATGCTTGTGCTTAGTAAAAAAAATTAG
- a CDS encoding ankyrin repeat domain-containing protein, whose product MGNVSLRELIRENKKLKDENWITVFYLIAKLDVFSVEKYHEEIMLTDFLREITNDKGLYFNKLLATTAELDRNVALELSKLFPIDMKNSYLAEFLKAIRLRADDKSIDEVNLENVFINFTDLGITLFKELRFPSNEDTQSEAIIWEAIRNDNLQMVKAFFTNGELNIDVRNYYNESLLHLVAIENAVNILRFLIENGLDINDESDEGLTPLHKALYSKGFMAAKLLIELGAKLNHQDNYGNTPIHIACYQQEMEIIKILIDHQSKLNLKNKQNENPLSIAIMLDNVEMIDYLLQNGVNLKNYQEKVYFWVASFNSLKAFAYFMQLGIKPTNIFNNHNFSPLHISIYSKNDEIAKVFIENGLDVNAKSKDLLTPLHLAAMVDSIEMAELLLTHQALPDVQNDKGLTPLHMAVDRDNISMIELLIKYHANLNIKSNQHLTPFYLSIYTKNLDLIKLLIDNGADINTVANKNGATPLHDACDIGDTSIVKLLIKNGAFIDSLSTNGITPLHNAVLNNHYKVVKILIQNGAGIDYTDGNVTTPLQTAVYKGYKKIADYLIINGANTAKLSQGIYKNKLVHYLYIAFLWLVIIVLGGLIIILIFLKIFCISGSL is encoded by the coding sequence ATGGGAAATGTGAGTTTAAGGGAATTAATACGTGAAAATAAAAAATTGAAGGATGAAAACTGGATAACAGTTTTCTATCTAATTGCTAAATTAGATGTATTTTCTGTTGAAAAATATCATGAAGAGATTATGTTAACGGATTTTTTAAGAGAGATTACCAATGATAAAGGTCTATATTTTAATAAATTGCTAGCAACAACCGCTGAATTGGACAGAAATGTTGCGTTAGAATTATCTAAGCTATTTCCAATCGATATGAAAAATAGTTATTTAGCTGAATTCTTAAAGGCAATTCGACTTAGGGCAGATGATAAAAGTATCGATGAAGTCAATTTAGAAAATGTCTTTATTAATTTTACTGATTTAGGCATCACTTTATTTAAGGAATTACGTTTTCCCTCTAATGAAGATACACAAAGTGAAGCTATAATTTGGGAAGCTATAAGAAATGACAATCTACAAATGGTAAAAGCGTTTTTTACTAATGGAGAGCTTAATATTGATGTGCGAAATTACTATAATGAATCACTTTTACATTTGGTTGCTATTGAAAATGCAGTTAATATATTACGATTTTTAATCGAAAATGGTTTAGATATTAATGATGAAAGTGATGAAGGTCTGACGCCATTACATAAAGCTTTGTATTCGAAGGGATTTATGGCCGCTAAATTACTTATTGAATTAGGAGCAAAGCTTAATCATCAAGATAATTACGGGAATACACCAATCCATATTGCTTGTTATCAGCAAGAAATGGAAATTATTAAAATATTAATCGATCATCAATCAAAGCTTAATCTAAAAAATAAACAGAATGAAAATCCTTTATCAATTGCGATAATGTTAGATAATGTGGAAATGATTGATTATTTATTACAAAATGGCGTGAATCTAAAAAATTATCAAGAAAAAGTTTATTTTTGGGTTGCTTCATTTAATTCTCTTAAAGCTTTTGCTTATTTTATGCAACTAGGTATTAAACCAACAAATATCTTTAATAATCATAACTTTTCACCTCTTCATATTTCAATCTATTCTAAAAATGATGAGATAGCAAAAGTATTTATTGAAAATGGATTAGATGTGAATGCCAAAAGCAAGGATTTATTAACACCCCTTCATCTTGCGGCGATGGTTGATTCAATTGAGATGGCTGAACTTTTATTAACTCATCAGGCATTACCTGATGTACAAAACGATAAAGGTCTCACCCCTTTACATATGGCTGTAGACCGGGATAATATTTCTATGATTGAGTTATTAATAAAATATCATGCAAATTTGAATATCAAATCTAATCAACATCTGACGCCGTTTTATCTCTCTATTTATACAAAAAATTTGGATTTAATAAAACTATTAATAGATAATGGTGCTGATATTAATACCGTAGCTAATAAAAATGGTGCAACTCCGTTGCATGATGCATGTGATATAGGTGATACTTCGATTGTTAAATTATTAATCAAAAACGGTGCTTTTATAGATAGTTTATCAACAAATGGAATAACACCGCTACATAATGCAGTTCTTAATAATCATTATAAGGTGGTTAAAATACTAATACAAAATGGTGCAGGGATTGATTACACCGACGGTAATGTCACAACACCGCTTCAAACCGCAGTTTATAAAGGTTATAAAAAAATTGCAGATTATCTAATAATAAATGGCGCTAATACCGCAAAATTATCTCAAGGTATTTATAAGAATAAGCTGGTCCATTATCTTTATATAGCTTTTTTGTGGCTGGTAATTATCGTTTTAGGCGGATTAATAATTATATTAATTTTTCTTAAGATATTTTGTATTTCGGGTTCATTGTAA
- a CDS encoding DUF4375 domain-containing protein has product MFILSSVLIYTGYSNEKPFVYVFYGLQALTISTFIYTLFIPIHSITFDEDSQSLIIYGVSKKLPTTKQVIPLCKIVNAYGIPSDFSIFANNQNTGIYIKTRDQKVIKMINTSKPVKVAEKINELLKKRIDRYKLLERSTVTSLPDLEVIDAVMIWMYNKIDNWHNEYSIITSLPKPCQYVYSCYNIVNEVNKGGINLLYFNQIKQLAQIAQEGFNAIGNKKLSDLMEEANKIYQDNKPVIDKYSDGTKESYINLYNEDFFDDLDYSFIEEEVPSFEISLVAYIRKNEIYFGE; this is encoded by the coding sequence ATGTTTATTTTATCATCAGTCTTAATATATACAGGTTATTCAAATGAAAAACCGTTTGTATATGTATTCTACGGATTACAAGCATTAACTATTTCTACCTTTATATATACTTTATTTATTCCTATTCATTCAATTACTTTTGATGAAGATTCCCAATCACTAATCATCTATGGTGTATCGAAAAAATTACCTACTACTAAACAGGTGATACCATTATGTAAGATTGTTAATGCTTATGGAATCCCATCAGATTTTTCTATATTTGCCAATAACCAAAATACAGGTATTTACATTAAAACTCGTGATCAAAAAGTAATAAAAATGATAAATACATCTAAACCTGTAAAAGTTGCTGAAAAGATAAATGAATTATTAAAGAAAAGAATTGATAGGTACAAATTATTAGAAAGAAGTACTGTGACTTCACTACCTGATTTAGAAGTGATTGATGCTGTAATGATTTGGATGTACAATAAAATAGATAATTGGCATAATGAGTATAGTATTATAACTTCACTACCAAAACCATGTCAATATGTATATTCATGCTATAATATTGTTAATGAAGTAAATAAAGGGGGTATAAATCTACTATATTTTAATCAAATAAAACAACTTGCACAAATTGCTCAAGAAGGTTTTAATGCTATAGGAAATAAAAAATTAAGTGATTTAATGGAAGAAGCCAATAAAATATATCAAGATAATAAACCAGTAATTGATAAGTATAGCGACGGAACAAAGGAAAGTTATATTAATTTATATAATGAAGATTTTTTTGATGATCTTGATTATTCCTTTATTGAAGAAGAAGTGCCATCATTTGAAATTAGTTTAGTAGCATATATTAGAAAAAATGAAATTTATTTCGGAGAATAA
- a CDS encoding ABC transporter ATP-binding protein yields MENILEIKNLYKSFKMGESNIEVLKGIDLTIKKGEFVSIMGPSGSGKSTLLYLMGGLDYPTKGQITINNKQLSIMKDKEQSILRRRDIGFVFQFYNLIPNLNVEDNIMLPLLLDGENIKKHKDKLEEILDIVGLSERKKFTPRELSGGQQQRVAIARALINDPEIILADEPTGNLDSKTGTEILELFKKINQIKNKTIVQVTHSNEAAQYGNRIIHVKDGKVWD; encoded by the coding sequence ATGGAAAATATCTTAGAGATTAAAAATTTATATAAAAGTTTTAAAATGGGTGAATCGAATATAGAGGTGCTTAAAGGTATAGATTTAACGATAAAAAAAGGTGAGTTTGTATCCATCATGGGACCTTCTGGGTCTGGGAAAAGTACATTATTGTATTTAATGGGTGGATTAGATTATCCGACAAAAGGACAAATAACCATTAATAATAAACAATTATCGATTATGAAAGATAAAGAACAAAGTATATTAAGAAGAAGAGATATAGGATTTGTTTTTCAATTTTATAATTTAATCCCTAACTTAAATGTTGAAGATAATATTATGTTACCTCTACTATTAGATGGTGAAAATATTAAAAAACACAAAGATAAATTAGAAGAAATTCTAGATATTGTTGGATTGTCAGAGCGTAAAAAGTTTACACCTAGAGAATTATCAGGTGGACAACAACAAAGGGTCGCAATTGCAAGGGCATTAATCAATGATCCAGAAATCATCCTAGCTGATGAACCAACAGGTAATTTAGATAGTAAAACTGGTACAGAGATTCTTGAATTATTTAAGAAAATAAATCAAATAAAAAATAAAACAATTGTCCAAGTAACCCATTCTAATGAAGCAGCACAGTATGGAAATCGTATCATTCATGTTAAAGATGGAAAAGTATGGGATTAA
- a CDS encoding ABC transporter permease: MRIILKFLLRNIFRKKLRTLLILFSITLSTALVFSTLAISDTVKNFIVDDLRKYTGSSEIIIQKDMQSLSNPFFEMQEVEDNQIEYMVGCVKGSAVYPLDDELQIYIAGYELEDLEKMFEISFEERESNSFTGDQVIIGRGEATELGVNVGDTIQLMINKEVKDFTIYGITKPQGLFNYNGQQLTIILPRDTLASFYDASTKINTVYVKTTSSENVNEVIDKLNEVFKDDFIVKTTITMEEIDENVRSLTTAFSFMLILVILISIFIIYTSFKVITMERLPMVGTFRSIGATKKTTNLILLGESIIYGTIGGLFGCILGFGILNFMMNTMAYNPYTGVTVQGEMIYSLNQLLFAFIFSIVLSFVSSLIPIAKVSNMPLRNIVLNNIRKVVKRRNYKGIIGFILLVTPLVILNVSNQISESVALLSFISITISIIMLVPFISAFFVFLFGKTSHYLFKNEGIIACKNLRRNKNIINNITLLTVGIASLLMINTVSHSILNEIVNVFDDAKFEVHVIHPKADQTIINRLESIPGIESDDVGKNYSVYNVKLTEKNDYVNYVWGINPDEYFKFWDVEFIQDKEELLNQLGEDRFVIPSLVLKQKFNLQVGDTITLNLKNGSFSYEIIGFAQILLNNGDFIYVHENYLKQDAGLNYYSDIMIKTKNPKDIENRIKKEFESERIRVSLLDDAEQENKDSNRRTFVLLSGFSVITLIIGIFGVFNNLIVSLLSRKRSLAIYRSVGMSKKQVMKMLMIESLGSGMIAGITGLCAGILYIYISSYIMEVFMLPIQMDYSIELLVFAFLGGILVSILSAIIPSIKSSKLNIIEAIKYE, translated from the coding sequence ATGAGAATTATATTGAAGTTTTTATTGCGAAATATTTTTAGAAAAAAATTACGAACATTACTTATTCTATTTTCAATTACGTTATCAACAGCACTAGTTTTTTCTACATTAGCTATTTCAGATACAGTAAAGAATTTTATTGTTGATGATTTAAGAAAATATACTGGTTCATCAGAAATCATCATACAAAAAGACATGCAATCATTAAGTAATCCTTTTTTTGAAATGCAAGAAGTAGAAGATAACCAGATTGAGTATATGGTAGGATGTGTAAAAGGTTCTGCTGTTTATCCTTTAGATGATGAATTGCAAATTTACATTGCTGGTTATGAGTTAGAAGATTTAGAAAAGATGTTTGAGATATCATTTGAAGAAAGAGAGAGTAATTCTTTTACTGGGGATCAAGTGATTATTGGTAGAGGAGAAGCAACTGAACTAGGAGTTAACGTTGGAGATACGATTCAGCTAATGATTAACAAAGAAGTAAAGGACTTTACTATCTATGGAATAACAAAGCCTCAAGGATTATTTAATTATAATGGTCAACAATTAACGATCATTTTACCAAGAGATACTCTTGCTTCTTTTTATGATGCATCTACAAAGATAAATACTGTATATGTAAAAACAACAAGTAGCGAGAATGTCAATGAAGTAATTGATAAATTAAATGAAGTCTTTAAAGATGATTTTATTGTTAAAACAACGATAACAATGGAAGAAATCGATGAAAATGTTAGAAGCTTAACTACTGCCTTTTCATTTATGTTAATTTTAGTTATATTAATTAGTATCTTTATTATATATACATCCTTTAAAGTTATTACGATGGAAAGATTACCGATGGTAGGTACTTTTAGAAGCATCGGTGCTACTAAAAAAACAACAAATTTAATTTTGTTAGGAGAAAGTATTATTTATGGAACAATCGGTGGACTGTTTGGTTGTATACTAGGATTTGGTATATTGAATTTCATGATGAATACGATGGCCTATAATCCATATACTGGCGTAACCGTACAAGGAGAGATGATATATAGTCTCAATCAGTTATTATTCGCATTTATATTCTCAATTGTGCTATCATTTGTTAGTTCTTTAATCCCTATAGCCAAGGTGAGTAATATGCCATTAAGAAATATTGTTTTAAACAATATTCGTAAAGTAGTTAAAAGAAGAAACTATAAAGGAATTATTGGATTCATTTTATTAGTTACCCCTTTAGTTATATTAAACGTTTCAAATCAAATATCAGAAAGTGTTGCTTTATTAAGTTTTATTTCAATAACAATATCAATTATTATGCTTGTTCCATTTATTTCAGCGTTTTTTGTTTTTCTATTTGGAAAAACAAGTCATTATTTATTTAAGAATGAAGGGATCATCGCTTGTAAAAACTTAAGAAGAAACAAAAATATAATCAATAATATTACGCTACTTACCGTAGGTATAGCTAGTTTGTTGATGATTAATACCGTAAGTCACAGTATTTTAAATGAGATAGTTAATGTATTTGATGATGCTAAATTTGAAGTCCATGTGATTCATCCAAAAGCTGATCAAACTATCATAAATCGTTTAGAATCTATTCCAGGGATTGAATCGGATGATGTTGGTAAAAACTACTCGGTTTATAATGTTAAATTAACAGAAAAAAATGATTATGTTAATTATGTGTGGGGAATAAATCCGGATGAGTATTTTAAGTTTTGGGATGTTGAATTTATACAGGACAAAGAGGAGTTACTAAATCAGTTAGGTGAAGATAGATTTGTTATTCCATCGCTTGTTTTAAAACAAAAATTTAACTTACAAGTTGGAGATACGATTACCTTAAATTTGAAAAACGGTTCTTTTTCATATGAAATTATCGGTTTTGCACAAATATTGTTGAATAATGGTGATTTTATCTATGTACATGAGAATTATTTAAAGCAAGATGCAGGATTGAATTATTATTCTGATATAATGATTAAAACAAAAAATCCTAAGGATATAGAAAATCGAATTAAAAAAGAGTTTGAATCAGAGCGGATTCGTGTATCACTACTAGATGATGCTGAACAAGAAAATAAGGATTCAAATAGAAGAACCTTTGTTTTGTTGTCAGGATTTTCAGTTATTACTTTGATTATCGGTATATTTGGTGTATTTAATAACCTAATAGTAAGTTTACTAAGTAGAAAAAGAAGTTTAGCAATCTATCGCTCAGTTGGTATGAGCAAGAAACAGGTTATGAAAATGTTGATGATTGAATCTTTAGGTAGTGGAATGATTGCTGGTATAACTGGACTATGTGCTGGAATATTATATATTTATATTTCATCCTATATTATGGAAGTCTTTATGTTACCAATTCAAATGGATTATTCAATAGAATTGCTTGTATTTGCTTTTCTAGGTGGAATCTTAGTATCAATTCTCTCAGCGATAATTCCTTCAATTAAATCATCAAAATTAAATATAATAGAAGCTATCAAATATGAATAG
- a CDS encoding methylated-DNA--[protein]-cysteine S-methyltransferase produces the protein MNIGYDYYESPIGKIFVVISENGVSKVELFEDKWNDYLNENHLNRRSDLCQEVIKQINEYFQGKRKEFTVSIDIEGTDFRKKVWQALSNIPYGVTKSYQEIAEIIGNPKAVRAIGQANKSNPLPLIIPCHRVIGKSGKLVGYAGSRISTKKWLLQHEGFELNELIKETIID, from the coding sequence ATGAATATTGGATATGATTATTATGAATCACCAATTGGTAAGATTTTTGTGGTTATTTCTGAAAATGGAGTTTCTAAAGTAGAGTTATTTGAAGACAAATGGAATGACTATTTAAATGAAAATCATTTAAATAGAAGAAGCGATTTGTGTCAAGAAGTAATTAAACAAATCAATGAATATTTCCAAGGAAAAAGAAAAGAATTTACAGTATCTATAGACATAGAAGGAACTGATTTTAGAAAGAAAGTTTGGCAAGCACTAAGTAATATTCCTTATGGTGTGACAAAGTCTTATCAAGAAATTGCTGAGATAATTGGAAATCCTAAAGCTGTAAGAGCAATTGGTCAAGCAAATAAAAGTAATCCACTACCATTAATTATTCCTTGCCATCGTGTAATTGGTAAGAGTGGAAAATTAGTTGGTTATGCTGGTAGTAGAATTTCTACAAAAAAATGGCTTCTTCAACATGAGGGGTTTGAACTGAATGAGCTTATCAAAGAGACTATAATTGACTAA
- a CDS encoding ABC transporter ATP-binding protein: MLIQVQEVTKVFKRKGYRVIANDNISFEMDRGEVFGLLGHNGAGKTTIINQIMGLLKPTQGDIFINGKSVVRSPKFARQLCSVQPQSQIPLNEMTPKAAVTIMGEMRGLDKDTVKRRSDELFESLGITEWINKPGETLSGGVKRLTAFCMAAIAPGELVILDEPTNDVDPVRRRYLWDYIRNITKDGTSVILVTHNVLEAEKVVDRVAIMDKGSFVTHGNIGEIKKKVDNLLKLEMNVVRGFTNIELPEWSLSNRLQNSKLVIEIEPEHVQQSISWVTRKVQEGGIIDYSISPATLEDIYVELTREDGGEAV; encoded by the coding sequence ATGCTAATTCAGGTTCAAGAGGTAACAAAGGTTTTTAAGCGGAAAGGATATAGGGTGATAGCTAATGATAATATATCTTTTGAAATGGATAGGGGAGAAGTCTTTGGATTACTAGGGCATAATGGAGCAGGAAAGACAACAATAATTAATCAGATTATGGGGTTATTAAAGCCAACACAAGGTGACATCTTTATAAATGGTAAGTCTGTGGTTCGTTCACCAAAATTTGCGAGACAACTTTGTTCGGTTCAACCACAGTCCCAGATTCCGCTTAATGAAATGACTCCCAAAGCAGCGGTAACCATCATGGGTGAAATGAGGGGGTTAGATAAGGACACAGTTAAAAGGCGTAGTGATGAGCTGTTTGAGAGCCTTGGTATAACTGAATGGATTAACAAGCCAGGTGAAACATTATCAGGTGGTGTTAAAAGACTAACTGCATTCTGTATGGCAGCAATTGCTCCTGGGGAACTGGTGATTTTAGATGAGCCAACAAACGACGTGGATCCAGTTAGGCGAAGGTATCTATGGGATTATATCAGAAATATTACAAAGGACGGAACCTCGGTCATTTTAGTAACCCATAATGTCTTAGAGGCAGAAAAAGTGGTAGATAGGGTTGCCATTATGGATAAAGGTAGTTTTGTAACCCATGGGAATATAGGTGAAATTAAGAAAAAGGTGGATAACTTGCTTAAACTAGAGATGAATGTTGTTAGAGGTTTTACAAATATTGAGTTACCAGAATGGAGTCTGTCAAATAGATTACAAAACTCTAAATTAGTTATTGAAATAGAACCTGAACATGTCCAACAATCAATAAGTTGGGTGACAAGAAAGGTTCAAGAGGGAGGAATAATCGACTATTCCATTTCGCCTGCTACATTAGAGGATATATATGTAGAGCTGACTAGAGAGGATGGGGGTGAAGCTGTATGA